ATCATCTGTCCACACTACACGGTACGACATGCGCACTTATTGGCGTCACTTATACAGCAAACAACTGTCTCTCTTAAAAATCCATCAGCTAACTTGCCTTTGTGGGGAAATCCCAAACCACAACGAGGCTTTGGGGCTTAGATGAGATGAATGGGCTCGGAGTGACCTTGTGCTAAACACTACTGTGGCATCATAAGCGCTGGCGAGTGAGAcgtctgtttgcatgtgcagaAACCTTATATGGGTGCTTAATGTTTAGGAAAGTGGATTGTtaataaatactgaataaatacTTCACCCAACACCCCCATTCAttacacatactgcacacacacacacacacgcacacgcacacacacacgcaggttgAGTTGATTAGTATAATAATAGTTACACGGAGTATTTCCCTGGTGTGATTGTGTGTCATGAATGTTAAGCAGAGGTACTGTCAAAAAAGGAGTGTATCCCACAAGTCCCTTCAACCCCTAAAGGACAGCAAAAGGTTTCGCTCTTTAATAAGGAATTCTTTGACCATTTATTAATACTTAATAGATGGCTAATAAGCCATTCATAAAGACAATCTTTGATTAGAATCTTATCTATTAGATGTTAATATTTATGTTTGTATCCATATAATTTAAGTGTCTGTGAAAGTTCTACAGTACATTGGTGGTAAAAGCATCGGCACAGGACGTGGAAggctgccccctagtggcacCTGCTTAGAATCTTAGATGCAACGATAGTAATTTTAATTATCAGTCATCACAACGTAATGTTGAGCAGAGGTTGATGAGAACGTTAATGTTGCAGGTAGttggtcacaaaccaaagtactggGCAAACTGAAATTTTAACCTGATGGCTGCACTTGGTGAAATGTGAGAAGATCAACAAAGTTAGAATTTATCCTCTGGGGCCCTAGAACATCTGTAGCAGATTCACAGAAATCCATCCGATAATCGTCAAGATATTTCGCGCAAACCCAAAAACTGTCGACCATGTGCTTACACGACAGAAAAATTCAagtgatcaccaaagtcagtaggattcatcctctgaggacagTGGATGTATGAGCAAAATTTCCAGCGATCCATCCAACAATTAAAGATAAAGCCTCTAGTTAACATTATTACAAGCatcaaaataagtaaaaattAATGATGAGGTCTTTTGTAatcatttgacatgattttgcATAGTCCTTTTGAGCAGGTAATTCAGATTTCATGACCTCAGAGCACTCGGCCACACAACCATTAAAAACTAAAAGCGCAGTTTTAAAATGGTCTGGCTGTCAGCGAGTCCTGACGGCTGAACTTATTACAGATTCAAGGCTTTTGTTCGACACCAGCAGTAGAGCTGgagcaaacagcaacacagcGGAAAGGGTGAAAGTTTGATTATGGCCAACAATGGCTTATTAATGCATGACTAAAGGGTACAGGATCTGACTGCAACATCCGCTGAATGTACAAAGCTTATGATGATTAAGACACCTTTTTGGAGGtgaaaaaaccccaaaacacaatcacaatcaACACATTCGTTACTTGTTAGGAAAGTTATAGGGAAAATTATCAGTGGGGTGAATATGCCAATACAGAAAATTCATTTGAGTAATTATTCGATTTGGAATAATGTCTATAAAGattgaaatattcacattttggGAATGACGAGATTTATTACATTAAATACACTTGAACAGGACAAAGATAAACAGGTTGAAATTCATGCTGAAATAAATGAGGTAACATTTTGCTGGTTGAAAAAGGataaatattttcttcttctgtcatctAATAAATACACTTTACAGTACATGGTTAACATATGATTTTCAACACATACACGTAGCTGACAACCGGATGAACAGTAACTGCATATGGACACTTTGTATCCACAGATTTAGTCTCTTGCAACATAACTAATGACCTGATGTGTGATGTTAAATTGAGGGAAAGCATTTACACAGGCGTTACCTTTCTCCAAGAAAGGGAACCTGCGGTGACACAATTACTTGTTTACATGGCAACATTTTGACCTTTCGCTGTCACCTGAGATACTCTaatgaagagcagcagtgaataaaCCAATAAGGGAGACATAATCTAGTTATCAGGTTCTCTATTTCATTGTCTGACCGTAACGCTATAAAAGTGCTCGACATGACAGCAGTCCATATCCTGTCCATATAGCAGCGAAGCAGACAGTGACGCTACAGTGCCACCACGTGGTCACGGCTGAATGACAGACGTGCCCTTGCTTTGCTAAGACTGCGTGGGAGGAAGGTCTGCATAAGAGCCACGGACAGATCTGTGAACACATGCTGTGGCCATGTGGCAAAtaatgaggcttttttttttttttttttaacagaggGAAGGTAAGAAAAAACATGTCGCAACCACTTCAGGCTGACAACTGATTGAAAAGTGAATGTTAAAGCCGCGATCCCTTTAAAGTGAGAATAAAAGTAGACTGACACAGAGAGGCCTGATGTGTGCTGCAGCgacagatgctgctgtcagtcactgatTGATGCACAGAACGGAACATGAACAGTTCATTACAAAAGTGtccaaagcaaaacaaaggagactcattaatgacaataaaataaatatgacacTAAAAAAGCTCTGACTGTGTGACTGATTCCACAAAGTAACAGCTATTGTCGTTTTGGGTGGAAAAATATACTAAATGCTGTTACAAAGCAGCATTTAATACACTGAAGACCATTCACTGGATCGGCTAACTTCATCTGCATTTTAAGTCTTGGTCTCAACTCTAACCCACAtttacaaacatgcacacagcacgATTCCTATGATACACCTGCTAACAGTTGAGAAAGACTGAGCAGTGATACAATACATGAGTCTCTTTTATAGCCATGTAGCCGGAGCTGCTCCTGGCTCTGATCACTGAAGTTCCTATTACAGGGTTTAAGTGGTGCCCCCATCTCCATTTCACCCTTGTTTCTGACAGCTCTGAGAAAGGAGCGTAATAATTCAAACTTACACTGTGATTAGTTcgcttttatttaaaattgaaataaaaattaTGTCCTAATGTGCCGAGAAGTGATAAGCAAGGTTGAATCAGTACCACCGGGTctctaaatgaaaacatttacatATAGTATAAGAGAGAAGTGCTCACTTTGTGACCAAAAACATACACTTGACATGCTACTCCATCCTCCTTGGCAGTGGTAACTCATTACACGATGAGTACCACATCAGTGCAGTTGGAGGAGAGACGCAAACCAGAAAAACAATGCCGCTGATCAACTATGTGACTGATCATGGGAGGCCTGAAGTAATGGCATCCAATGTTCTAGTCGGCTTTTAAAAACAGTCTAAACAGTGCATCCACTAGGAGAAAGCAACTGTTGTTTCAATTTTCATCGAAGCAGGTTCGGGGTAAGAGATGGAGGTGGAGTTGTTTTTCAATAATTAAACTTAAATCTGACATTAACAAAAGAGAAAGCCataaaatttgatttgattggatATCGATATTCCTGaaaattaaaaagcattttttttgctAGACACATTATTTGCAAAAGTGATATAACTGAGAAAATGAGTGATTTGCTATCATACAACACTTGCAGAGACTCCAGTGTAAGGTGATTTGGGGGCACCAGGATCAGCTGAATCATTTCTTCCAAAGTGCTCGGATGATATCACTTTAAAGTCTTTGTTATTCAAACATGTGTTTGCCCGAAAAAGAAAGATGATAGTGATGGTTGGTTTAAGGATTACTCTGGTCTGGACTGCAGACTCATGAATCATGAGTCATGGTGCTTCATCCCCTCTGGTCATGGTCAggtgtgagtcagaggtgggTATATGAGACCTTACAGTGGTGTCATCGAGTGGTTTTTAGTATTACTAGCAGTAACTTCGGACAGATTCCTAAAGTTTATGAAAAAGGTTTTCTCTGCTTCCAGACAAACTTCGACGTCCTCTTGAGCAAAACACTCACATTGACTAAAGCTCTCCAGCAGGGCTGTTCAGCGGCTTCTGGGAGATATCAGATTTCTGAATGTATTATAACTGTACACATGCAGCAGGGTTGAGCTGAAAATGAGCATGCTCAGAACAACCGCTGCCTGGATAAATAAACTTTAAGAAAAGTATGGCTGCTTGCTGGTTTTTCCAACCGCACCTCTGACATGTTGGAGGAGCCTCCGCCTGGAGACGTGGAGCACACTGTGAACACTGTGTGGAAGCGTTTCCCACCGGTGGTGCTGTGTTGGGGGTTAGTCCAGGGGAACCTCCGACACGCTGGGTAACCTGAAGGCTGTGGCCTGCTTGGATTCCTTCATCTTGTCCAGTCCGAAGAGGAGGTCCAGCTGGGTGACTGGCCGCAACCTCTCCACAGCATCCGCATCCACAAGTCTGGGACAAAAGACAGCAGAAGTCAGAGGTGAGACACAGAGACCTACAAAAACGACAGCTGCACACTAACTGTATGCCGCATGTGCTATAAAGTAATCTTTGCAGACTACTGTCTTTCTGTAGTTTATGAgacactgaaaagaaagaaaatgagtaaACAGGAAAATGTACTCTTGGATATTCTCTGTGGCAACTCCCACCCTGGGATTCATTATCGAATAGATTCGAAATCCTGTTGAACCAATTACCCAATGACAATTGTACACCAAGTCCAGGTCGACTACATATGTGTTCGCCTCATGTCTTTGATgaagacatgctaacatgtttgccTTGTGAGGAAAATATACATTGCTCGAGCTAAATTAAACGTTAGAAACCCCTGCCAATTAAATGCCACATCGAGAAAATGCTTTTCCAAAAATGTAACAgttatcttttgttttctgaggtGTTCCTGGAGCTGTTTCACCTCCACCCAgtgttttagttatttttcctcccgtgagcagctcctccatttCCCGCATTGGCAGTGTGGGAGAATATTGTAACATCTACAGCCCACGCAAAAatcaagggttttttttagtgtgCATACTGATGGTTTTGAGTAAACCCAATTTTGTCACTTTTGGAGTGTGAACACACTACATACTCAAAACCAGCTTAGAATCTGCATGTGAAGAGGTTCTGGGGCACAACTAATGTCTACTGGTTGTTCCCATAATACCTTTCATTTGAATATACGTTTTGCAATTTTGCACATCATCTTGCTTTAGGTTTTTTCATGATCCTGACATGGTGCAAGTGTCTGCAGTGAGCCTTAAGCAATGTTTTCTGCGTCCTTATATTCATTTGAAACAACATGCTGATGCCTGGTACCATAGCTGCAGAGAGCTATGAGTTCAGTGTGTAGAGCGCTGAAAGCAAAAGTTCaacatatttcttcttttagcAATAATGCATTCCTCCAAGAGGGGTTACAACAGTCGCTTAGCAACAGCTGAAGCATGGGTTAAACAGATCAGATATTCAGCCTTTtataaaatatactgtaaaaaaaatcaaccagaTCCACCTCTGATACCACCCTATTTAACGACATACAGTACTTGTGAGGAATCGCTCTTATTTTTACTGTGCCATGGTGTAAACACTGCTTCAAAAGCTTGAATGTTTGGTAAAGAAAACTGAAGAGAAAGTTTAATTAGTGGGCATATTCAGTAGAATTGAAAGGTAGACAGAAGCAGCATGTACATCACTCAAAATAATGTTGCTATCGGCGTTCACAACCCCACACTGGCCTAACCTCAAACTGTTTAGGGCAGGTGCTGTACATAAACAAAGAGATGCTCAGTGAACGCAAGGGCTATGGAATCTTGTGGGTGTCTGAATATGAGTCAtacttttcctcctcctggcAGTCGTGTAGCTGCTGAGCGATCTGCCTCATCTGTTCCTTGCGGACGTAGTCCCGCACTCGGTACATGGCAGCGTCGCGGCAAAGCTCCCGGAGGTCGCTTCCAGAATAACCCTCCGTCTTCTCGGCAATCTCTTTCAGATTAATGGCATTGCTCAGCTGAGCAGAAAGGCGGGACAGCAATGTGAGAGCATCACGCAGAATGAATGTGTTAGCCAGTCTTTGGCTGTGTTTACTTTAATGTGATTTGACAGTGAGAACACAAGTGTGAAATGGTCTCTGAGAACGACAAAAGAGAGCGCTGAATAGAATGATTTCCTCCACAGCTGAcaggaatgaaaagaaatcacatcttACGTTTTCTCCTGCTAGAATCAGCCTCAGGATgtcctgtctttgtcttgtgttctgcaaagacagaatgacagacgttttaatttgaaaaataagGTCTATTAATGTGCATCCCATGAATCAAAAAAAGCATGTCTGTCAATTAGCAACTACTTATTGACTTTTTACTCCTTAGACACTGTCCAAGAACCATCCCAACTGCCTGAACTCATTACACAGAACAATATGTGCAAATACATTTAGTGTTTTGAGAGTGTTTGATTCTTCTACTCTTTTACTGCTTCTCATCAACATTTATATCTGACATAAGGGACTGTTTATTGTAGTGGATTAAAGATCTAGCCGACGCTGTTTGTGGTTTGGCCTGGAGCCAAAAGACAATCTGAGacacagctcagtgtgtttaAGATGTGCTCCTTTACTTCATGTGTAGTTGAAAGCACATCATTTTAATCCCTAAACAGAGATTAGCAGATGATGATTTAAATAGAAGATTATTtgcctgtttttcatttgaagttTCTCTGTATTAAACTGCTATACCTACATTTATATTTCCACATATTAAAAACTATCCGTTAATACTTAATAGCTAATATTTATGTGTATTGATTCAGATTACATAGATGAAAACTGTTTGTGCTGGTGTATGTGTGCGAGTCTTACGGGCAGGCCAACATGAAAAGTGGTGGGCATCCTGCGCAGGATGGCTGGATCCACGTCCTGTGGCCTGTTTGTAGCTCCCATCACCATCACCTATAACCATAGGAATCATGTGAATACATTACGCTGACAAAACTACAGGGTGCATATACTCCTCCACCATGAGGACAGGAGCCTCTTTTTCAAATACAGAAGCAGAAGACTGCTCCTAAAGAACAACAGAGGACAGACTTAATCTGGTGGGTTCTTGCTGTGTTACCTGGGTGGTTGAGGAAGTATCCAGGCCGTCCCACAGGCTCATGAACTGGGCTTTCATCATGGCTGTGGCCTCATGGTCCAGACTGGAGCGGTTCCTCAGAAATGACTCTaacacacaagagaaaaggAGCAAAAGTAAGGAGAAAATACGCAAAACTCATTTGCATAACAGGCTGAGAACGACAGGTTGAAATCAGTTTGGCCAATTTAATGGGGATGAAATAGGATTAGAGTGATTTGCTTATATATTAGCCTGATATTGCCCCTTTAATAAAGAATGGATTTAAGTCTGTCACGTTATTGtacaccagagagagagagctgtttAAACTTTGTGGGAGGGGGGTGCTGTTCTAAAAACAACAGGCGgtcggagcagcagcagtgactgaGACACTCGCTCTTGGAGCCAGTTAGTGTCTGGTTACTGCAATTTGCAAAAATTGGACTCTGTCTAGGAGTCATAGCTCTGTGAAATCTGAACACATGGATATGATGCACACTTTCAGATTCTGCATGACTTCCCAGAGATATAATTATCTCCAGTGTCTGTTGCAATTAAAAATCCACAAATCCATTTAGAAAGTGTCACTACTTTGCAAGCAGAAATTGCTAATAGCAGATT
The DNA window shown above is from Chelmon rostratus isolate fCheRos1 chromosome 5, fCheRos1.pri, whole genome shotgun sequence and carries:
- the atad1a gene encoding outer mitochondrial transmembrane helix translocase isoform X1, giving the protein MLFKDLPREALMRPLSRNEVVGMLLRLTIFGAATYYSIKWVVEAMDPTSKQKNQAKKRAEQLMKRIGVEGVKLTEYEMNIASHLVDPQTMKVSWRDIAGLDEVINELQDTVILPFQKRHLLAGSKLFQPPKGVLLFGPPGCGKTMIAKATAKASGCKFINLQASTLTDMWYGESQKLTAAVFSLAVKIQPCIVFIDEIESFLRNRSSLDHEATAMMKAQFMSLWDGLDTSSTTQVMVMGATNRPQDVDPAILRRMPTTFHVGLPNTRQRQDILRLILAGENTCGCGCCGEVAASHPAGPPLRTGQDEGIQAGHSLQVTQRVGGSPGLTPNTAPPVGNASTQCSQCAPRLQAEAPPTCQRCGWKNQQAAILFLKFIYPGSGCSEHAHFQLNPAACVQL